A window of Candidatus Paceibacterota bacterium genomic DNA:
CCTGGTAAACGCGCTCATCCGTGCGCAAGATCCAGAATCTGGGCAAATCACCGTGGACGACAATGACCTGCGAGACCTTGACCTCAAGCACTATCGTGGGGCCATAGGCATCGTCGCCCAAGATGTTGGCCTATTTGACCAGACGTTGCGGTACAACATCACCTACAACCTAAATGGTCATGCCGCAGATTTTGGGGACCATGAGCTCAATGCAGTAGCTGAAATGTCGTGTCTTGACCGATTCTTCCATCGTTTGGAAAAAGGTTTTGACACGGTGATTGGCGAACGCGGAGTGAAACTCTCGGGTGGTGAACGTCAACGTGTGGGAATTGCACGAGCAATCGTCAAAGAACCGCAAATTATGATCTTTGACGAAGCAACGTGCAGCCTGGACTCTGGAAACGAGCGACTGATTCAGGAGTCAATCAACAAGGTATCAAAGGGCCGAACAACAATCATTATTGCCCATCGTTTCAGTACAATCAGAAACGTGGACAAGGTGATTGTCTTCGACAAAGGCAAGCTCGTGGACTGCGGTACCCACGAAGAACTCGCAGAACGTTGCGAGGTCTATCAGTATCTGAGCGAGCAGCAAGACTTTGTCTTGTAGCTCGCAAAGTAAGCAGCAAGCGGCTCCAGTAGTGGAGCCGCTTTTTTTGTAGCGAAAATTGACAAAATAATTACGCGAGCGTAGGCTTCGAATCAGAGGAATTCTTTTCACCACTTATCTCGTTTCCTCAAGGAGGGCATCATGGACCAAGACAAAGTAAATGCTACCATCCTCGGCAACTGCAGTGTCACATTCACTGAACACCCAAGGACAGCAGCCGAACTCGACGACGAGACTGCCAAGCACCTAGGCTTCCGCACCATCAATGGGTTACGCTACTTCCCCGAGTGCCCATGCCCGGATTAGACCTGCCACCCAAAAGCCGCACGACAAAGGCGGCTTTTTCATTCCCAAGGTCGGGCCTTGGGGAGTTATCCACAGGCACCACTTGTGTAATATATTTATTACGTATAATATATATTACATTAACGTTAATAAGATAATAAATATATGATTGGAAAACCAGAATGGTTCAAGAGGCGCAAGTATACAGGGTGGGGCTTCACCCCGGCAACGTGGCAAGGTTGGGCATATATCACCGCTTTTGTGCTTTTATTCTTTTTGATTACGGCACTTCCTGTTATTGGAGGGCTGCGTACGCTCCTTCTCGTTATTTTGGCAATTATAGGCTGTGTGGATTTTATTCATATCATTATCAAAATGCCGCGCGATGAGCGTGATCGTATGCATGAAGCGATATCTGAACGCAATGCACTCTGGGCTATTCTCGCAGTTTTAACAATTGGTATCGGCTATCAAGCTGCAGTTAGTGCTGCCCATGGCACAAAATATGTTGACCCTGTCATCCTAGCTGCTCTCCTTGTTGGAGTTGTGGTAAAAATGGTTTCGAATATTTATCTCGACAAAAAGAATTAATCAGCATGGAAACGAAAATTGCTTTCTATCGAAATAAACTTGGAATAACGCAAGAGCAACTTGCAGAGCTTGTTGGCGTGTCCAGGCAAACAATAATTTCTTTGGAGCAAAATCGCTATAACCCTTCCCTGCTCCTGGCGCATAAGATTACAAAGATGCTGAAAAGAGAGAGGATTGAGGAGGTGTTTGGGGTGAGGTAAATAATAATTTTTTCGGCAATATTTGAAATTATCCACAAAGAAAAAACCCGCCATACAGCTGACGGGTTTTCCCGTCGCCATTGGCGAGTTATGCTGCTGCTTGTAAAACCTTCTTTACCTCAAATCGGTAGCGCGACCAGCTTTTGCAACGCTGCTCGCGAAACAAAGTGCGGGCAACAGTAAGAGCGGTAGTTAGCTTCTTGTCGAAGTCCTCAATCTGCTCGGAACCAAGTAGTTCCTTAAGCAGAGGACCGCTCCCTAAATAAAAGCGCATGCATGATCCGCGCCATTTAGGATACAATTCGCAAAACAAGAAGTCGACCATCGAATGGTAAACATTCATGTTCTTTCGTGCAGCTACATATTCGAGGGCACTCTGGT
This region includes:
- a CDS encoding helix-turn-helix transcriptional regulator — encoded protein: METKIAFYRNKLGITQEQLAELVGVSRQTIISLEQNRYNPSLLLAHKITKMLKRERIEEVFGVR